The Achromobacter spanius genome includes the window GTGCGCATCCAGCGTTTTAGATCGACATGGCGAACAGTCAGATCCAGAGAATTGAGCAGGTTCGGATCATTGAGCGTGATCCCGTTCTTGCCGTAGGGCAGCTCTCCGTTGAGGATGCCGTCATAGATACGTTCCGAGTGCAGCCGGCACTCATTCCATCGAGGGCAGTTCAGCGACCGAGGCAGGACACGCGGTGACGCGATCGTGGCCAGGATCATCGGGAGATACCGCAGCAACCCAGCCCATCGGATGGCCGCCTCGATGGGACGATAGAACACCTTTGATGTTGAAATGTCCTTGTGCATGTCTTCGTCTCCTTTCGGGTGCGCTACATCACCGGCTCCTTTCTTGCCCAAGGGCTGTTGTGTCGTTATGGCCTGCGACGGACGCTTGAGGCGATGCCCTAAGCGAAGGCGGAGGAGGCCATTGGCGTCCGCCGCAGGTGGCCTTGTCTTGCTTGATATGCAAGAATCGATCAGTTGCCGGCCCATCGAGCGATGAGGACGCAAGCTCGATATTGGCGCTCACGGTACCAGCGTCATAGGTGGCGCAAAGCCCATCAAGACCGATTTGGTATGGTCTGATATCCAGACGGTTCAAGACCAGCGAGTTGAAGCGTTCGACGCCCCTACGTCCAGTTGGGGACTGGAAATCAGCGGTTAGTGATGCATCGCTCCACATGCTGATATATCGACAAAGTATCTGCCGCAGTACCAGTGACCCTGCCAGGTTGCCCCAGCACATAGGAGACGGAGATGGCTGAACATTCCCATGAACATCAACATCACACATCCGGTCAGATGGGTAAGCACGGCCGACCATACGCCAAGTTCTGGGTGAACATGGTGTTGGGCCTCGTCGTCATGTACTTCGTAATGTTCAGCATGATCGACGGCGCCAGGGACTTCAGAAACAATCTCAACATGCTCTACATGGCGGTCACTATGTGGGCGCCAATGGGCATCTTCATGCTAGCGACAATGCCCGGCATGTTTCCAAACCGGCGGCTCAATCTCGTGCTGTACGGCTTGTTTGCCGTTCTCACACTCGGTTCTTTTGCCGCTACCCGTGCTCAAACCGGAATCGGCGATCGACAGTTCATCGCGTCTATGGTCCCGCACCATTCGGGAGCGATCCTCATGTGCCGCGAGGCGCAGCTCTCAGATCCGGAACTCGTCAACCTATGCCAAGCGATTTCCGATGGCCAGCGCGCGGAGATCGAGCAGATGAACCGGATTGCTGCACGCCTTCGTTGAGGCTGGCTGCCACTACACTGGCGCCGCGTTGCGCTCCGGCGAAGTTAGCCGCAGCGATGTAAAGATGAGTACTTGCGGTGTTCCGATGCCGGCGGTTGTGTCCTACAGCCGTCCAGGTGCCAGGTAGTCCACGCGACACCACCCCGCGCTGCCTGCGGAGCGAGCGCAAGTCATGATCGTCGCAAGTTGGAGTTCGATAGCGAACCCGCTCAGCAGCTGGACGCATCAGGCGTAACGACGGGTGGATGGATCATCCTTGGACGCTGGTGGAAGTGGTTGGATGAACTTTGTTGCCGAGGGCGAAAAACAAGGCTATAATTGAGTTCTTCGCTGATCACCACAGTGGAGAAAGTGATTGGGAAACAGAGACTTAGCGCTCTAGTGCATGACTCGTTTCCCGCTCCAAATTCAGATTTGCAGCGTTCAAGCAACCCGTGTTCTTGATCACTGCAGTCACCTAAGAAGGGCCCGACACTAGTTGTCCGGCCCTTTTTCCATTTCCGCTGCCAATACCAGATTGCTCTGATTGCTTCTCGCTGATCCGGATGTTTTGCTCTTGGGTTGCATCGCGGACGCCGCGTCGTCGCGTCCGCCGCGCCCCGGAGGCTTGGCCATGACATTGACCCCCGCGGTGTTGCTACACCGCTTGAAAACCGCCTGCTACACCGTCAGTTCCATCGTGCTGATCAGCTGGGTTACCGATGCGCTCAACGAAGGGCTGATGTTCAAGCCTTTGCTGCGCTATTTCTACCCCACCACCGTTGAAAAGTATCAGCATCCGTTCACGGACCACCCCAGCCTGTTGATCTGGCTGGTTCCGTTGCTGGCGGGTTTATCTTTGACGATCGCCTCGTCGGCGATGGCGGTGCACCACCTGAAGCGGCGGCCGCGGTATCGGCTAAGCGCCGCACCCGCCCCACCCTCGCAACTGATCGGGCTGGCATCGGGCGGCCGCGCGCTGTCTTCTTTTTGCGCCGCCCGCGGTTGCTGCCAGCCACGCACATTCCATGCCCTGTATCGGCACGCCGACGAGCTGGCCGCGCTTGAAGCGCCATGCGCCGCCGCCGGGGTCCTCCTGCAAGGCCATTCGTTGCCAGACGTGCAAGACATGCATCAGCATCACGCCCGCCTGCACCATCTGCTGGCCGGTATCCGCCGCGCAGCCGGCCCCGACGCGGCCATCGGCTTTGACCTGAGCGGCCTGCCGGCCGAGCTGGCCAGCGTCGCCACGCTGGCGGGTCCGCAGCACGACGTCATGCTGTGCCAGGTCGACAAGCAGGGGCAAGCACACACCTATCGCGTGGTGGCGGACATGTACGCCTGAAGCCCAAGAGAGCGACTCGCCAAAAAAAAGCCCCCACCGGAAAACCGGCGGGGGCACCGCATCACGCAGCCATCGCGCGACGCTTAACGCTTAACGCTGAATCCACGCATCGCGCCAATGCGAACCCGTACCGGGTGCATAGTGCGACGGCGACTGGCTGCACCAGCCGCTGTACGGGAAAATCTTGCATTCAAACGTCTTGCCCACGTTCACGACCTTGTCGCCCGCTTTGTAGATCGTGCCCGCCTTGTACTGCGGATATCCACCCACGGCAGGCTTCGCCAACACCGTCACGGTATGGCTGGCCTGGACTTCGCCGCGCGAGTTGCTGACCGTCAACGTAAAGCGGTAAGGCGTGTCCTTCGCGGTGGACGGTGCGACGAAACTGATGTCCGCCTGGTCCAACGCACCGGCGGAAATGCCCGCGGGCACGGTCCAGCGGTAGCGCAGGTCCGTACCGGTGGACGCCTTGCCCGACAAGACGACGCGCTCGCCGCTCTTGACCGTGGCAGGGCCGCTCAGCTTGGCTTGCGGCGCAATCACTTCGGGCACCACCTCCTTGGCCTTGACCTTGACCACGTGGCTGGCGGTTGCGGTACGGCCCCGATCGTCGGTCACGGCAAGCTTGAACGTCAGGTTACGGTCCTCGCCCAGCGGCGGGCCATAGAACGTGACGGTTGCGCCATTGCCTTGCAAAGCGATGCCATCCATGCTCGTCCACACATACTTCAGCCCCTGGCCCGTGGAACCAGTGGCTGACAACGTGGCCGCTTGCGACGCCTTGACTTCGGTCGGGCCGCTGATACGCGCAACCGGAAGCGGCACGGGTGCCGGCTCCAGGTCGCAGGCTTCGGGCATTTTCCACGGCTTGCCGTACTGTGCCGAGTTCTTGTCCGGCGCGGCATCCACGTTCCAGTAGTTCTGGTGATACACCTTGCCGTTGTATGACACCGCCTCGTTCGGCACGTTGTAGACCTTGCGCGCATCCCAGGCCGGCACACTGGCACACACACCGGCCGCCTTTGCCTTGACCAGCACGCCGTGGTGCGTAGTGGCGCTGCGCCCTTGCGAGTCGGTCACTTTCAGCGTAATGCGGTAGGCAACGTCCTTCGCGTTATCCGGCGCGATGAAGCTGGCATTGACGCCTTGTTCGACAAACTTCAGCGCGGGCTGACTGCTCCACGCATAGCTCAGCTCCTTGCCGGTCGAGTCAGCGGCCGACAGCATCACCTTGTCACCCGCATTCGCTTGCGCGGAACCAGAGACGTGCGCTTGCGGTGCCTGGCCGCCGATGCTGGCGCCACCCAGCAGTTCCGCCGCGCGAACCAGATCGGGTTGCACGCCGATGGGGCGAGCCGGTTCGACGAAGGGCACGGGGTTGCCGCTGTCCACCAGAATCTGACGCATGACCTTGGGGGGAATATTGCCCAGACCGCGCTCACGCGCCAGGCTCTGCAGCCACGCCACGCTACCCGCGATGATGGGGTTGGCGGACGACGTACCGTTATAGCTGGTCGTGTACAGGTTGTGCTGACCCTCCTTCCAGTCCGTGGTGGTGACGCGCCCACCCCAACTGAACACGTCCACGCGGCTACCGTATTCCGAGAACCACGCGGTCCTGCCCAGGATCGGATCAGCCGCGCCCACATAGATGGCGCCCGAATCGCGCTTGGTGCGGTCATAGCGGCCACGGAAATACGGATCGTCCAGGTTGGCCGAGCCATTGGCCGCCGCCAAGACCACGTGCACGCCCTTCTCCTTCGTCAGATACGAAATGGCGTCGTAGACCGCGTCAACATGCTCGACGGGCAGCCAGCAGGCCGTGGTCGGCCCGCAGCCATTGCTGAACTTGTAGTGCACGCCAATCTGCACCACGTCGCCAGCCTGAAGCACGTTGCGCAGGTCGATCATGCCGCTGACGCTGTACTTGGTGTAGCCGGCCTGCGCTTGCGGCACGATGCCGGTCACGCCATAGCCGTTGTCCTGCCCGAACATGATGCCGGCCGACATCGTGTCGTGCGAATCAGGCTTTTCCACATACTGGCCGTGATGCAGGAAGGGCTTGGGCAGGTCTACGTGGTCGAAGTCCCAGTGACTGATCTCGTTCGAGATCAACCGCACGTTGGCACCATAGTGGCCGGTCTGGCGCTGCGCCTCGAAGGCATTGATGCCGCCCAGCACCCAATAGCCGGGCTTGGGGCCCTGCATGTAGTTTTGGCACGTGGGCGCAAGCGCGCCGTCGCACTTGGTGTAGTCGGGCGTGCCCGGCCCGGTGCGCGTGACCGCCATGACGGGATCGGCCTCCAGGCCTTCGCCCATCGACATCGGCACGGGTTCGATCTGCGCGCTTTCCACCAGCGGATTTTCCAGCAACTGCTTGACCAGCAGCTCCGCGTCGCGGCCGCGCATCATCTCGGCCGAAATCTTGTAGTAGCGCGTGAGGTTATGGCGCTCCAGCGCGGCGATATCCTCGTGGTTGCGCATCATGGGCGACAGCGGCACCAAGGGCTCCATGCCATTGGCCAGGCGAGTCAGCGCGTCCATTGCGCTGGCCACTTCGGGCGTCGGCGCAACACGCTGGACCGGATTGGGCGCTTCCGCCTTCAGCCGAACGTAGATGGGCCTGGGTTCACCGGCTGACGCCGCATGCCCCGGGGCCGTGAATGCCGTGCCGAGCATCAGCGCGAGCATCGATAACTGTATTTTGTTTTTCATGGCTATTCAGTGATCCGCCTTGACGGCGGATCCAACAACACAAAAAGAAAGCCCACCTCCCATCACTGAGAGGGGGCTGGCGTCCAGCGCGGGCCAAGACGTCTACCGCCTTGGCCCGCCTCAATAACGACGACTTACTTGATCAGGTTCCAGGCCTGGGTCCAGTAGCCGCCCTTGCCGGGCTCGTAGTGGAACGGCGACTGGCCGCACCAGTTGGTGTAGGGCCACGGCTTGCACTCGTAGACCTTGCCCAGGTTCGTCACGCGCTCATGCGCCTTGTAGGCGGTGCCGGCCTTGTAGGCGGGCGGCGTATCGCCGGTGCCACCGTTACCGCCGGTGCCACCATTGCCGCCTTCATCAACGACCGGCTTGCCCTTCACCGTCACCACGTGCGAGGCATCCGACGTGCCCTTGTCGTTGCGGGTCGTCAGCGTGAACGAGTACTGCTGGTCCTTCGTCAGCGCCGGCGCCACGAAGCTCAGCGTGGGCTGATCCTTCACCGCGGCGCTGATGCCGGCCGGCACGGTCCACGAGAACTTCAGATCGGTACCCGTCGAGGCCGAGCCCGACAACGTCACCTTCTGGCCCGCTTGCACATTGACCGGGCCGGTGATGCTCGACGCCGGCGGGATGACCACGGGATCCGGCTTGATATCCGCCGCTTCCTTGGTGACCACGAAGTGGTACTTGTTGCCGTCCATCGAATAGACGTGCGACTTGTCCACGCCCACGATCGGCGTCACGGTCTTGCCATCGGCGCCCAGTTGGCCGACACGCACGCGCTTGGACGAGCCGTTGACGGCATTGCCCAGCACTTGCGTCCAGCGCTCGCCTTGCACGGCGTTCTCGTCCAGCGGCACGCGCAGTTGTTCCAGGTATTCGCCGTTGCGCTTGGGGTCGGCCAGACGCCAGACCAGCGTTTCACCCACCTTGGTTTCGCCAATCGAGTACAGCGCGCCGATATCCGACGGCTTGATGACGTTGCTGACGCCTTCGATGTTCACGTCGCCGCAAGCGCGATAGGACTCGCCCGAGGTGACGCCATCGCCCACGTGATTGGTGTTCCAGACGCTCATGATCAGGTGGCGGCCCGTCTTGCCCGCGGGCAGCGTGCAGCTGTATTCCTGTTCACGGCCTTCGCCCGCAGCGGCCGGCGTGAAGTCGCGCTGTTCGCAGAACTTTTCAAAGTCGGAAAATTGCAGCGGCTTGGTCGAGTCGTACGGCATCTTCGTAATGAAGAATTGCAGCGACTTCGTGCGGTGGGCCACGGTGTGGTTCCACTTCAGGGTGACATTGCCATTGGCGTCCGGCTTGAGCGTGGTGATGGGCCATTGGGCCAGCGCGTTCAGGCCACGATGCGATGCCTTGGTGCCGCCGTCGCACAGGCGATCGCCCGGCGTGGTGGCAACAGTCTTTTCGCCGCCCGGCTTTTGCCAGACTTCACGCCAGTCGTACACGCTGCCGCCCTGCGCCTTGAATGCGGCGCAACCTTCGCTCTGACTGCCCGCGTAGCAATGCAGGATGCGCGCCTTTGGATGCGACATGGTGCCGTGAGCCAGGACCGAACCGGATACGACCGCCAGTACCAGGCCGCCCACCAGAGTTAATTTGAATTTCGCCATTTTTTATAAACACTTCAGAGTGAGGTTGAATAAATCACCTTCCATGCAGCACGCAGGACAAGGTGAATTCATTCTCGGCCGGAAGCTCATTGATAATCAAAGTTGATAAACGATTCCTTAAAGCACTTTCCCCACACTCATCAAGAAAATAATCTGGCGGCAAAAAAAATCCCCCGCGCTTTCGCACGAGGGACCAGGAACTTCATTTTTTCCGCGTTATTTACTGCGGATTTTCAAGCAGTTTCAGTTCAGACTGAGAACAGTGAAGGGAATTACTTCACCAGGTCCCAAGCTTGCTGCCAAGCCAGGCCCTTGCCGGGTGCGTAGTGCAACGGCGAGGCGCTGCACCATGCGGTCACGGGCCAGATCTTGCACTCGTAGACCTTGCCACCGTTGGTGACCTTGTCGCCGGCTGCGTACGTGGTGCCTTCCTTGTAGGCCGGGTACTGGCCGGTCTGGCCGCCGTTGCCGCCATCGTTGCCACCGTTGTCGCCGCCGGTGCCGCCGGTGTTGCC containing:
- a CDS encoding DUF305 domain-containing protein; the protein is MAEHSHEHQHHTSGQMGKHGRPYAKFWVNMVLGLVVMYFVMFSMIDGARDFRNNLNMLYMAVTMWAPMGIFMLATMPGMFPNRRLNLVLYGLFAVLTLGSFAATRAQTGIGDRQFIASMVPHHSGAILMCREAQLSDPELVNLCQAISDGQRAEIEQMNRIAARLR
- a CDS encoding S8 family peptidase; this translates as MKNKIQLSMLALMLGTAFTAPGHAASAGEPRPIYVRLKAEAPNPVQRVAPTPEVASAMDALTRLANGMEPLVPLSPMMRNHEDIAALERHNLTRYYKISAEMMRGRDAELLVKQLLENPLVESAQIEPVPMSMGEGLEADPVMAVTRTGPGTPDYTKCDGALAPTCQNYMQGPKPGYWVLGGINAFEAQRQTGHYGANVRLISNEISHWDFDHVDLPKPFLHHGQYVEKPDSHDTMSAGIMFGQDNGYGVTGIVPQAQAGYTKYSVSGMIDLRNVLQAGDVVQIGVHYKFSNGCGPTTACWLPVEHVDAVYDAISYLTKEKGVHVVLAAANGSANLDDPYFRGRYDRTKRDSGAIYVGAADPILGRTAWFSEYGSRVDVFSWGGRVTTTDWKEGQHNLYTTSYNGTSSANPIIAGSVAWLQSLARERGLGNIPPKVMRQILVDSGNPVPFVEPARPIGVQPDLVRAAELLGGASIGGQAPQAHVSGSAQANAGDKVMLSAADSTGKELSYAWSSQPALKFVEQGVNASFIAPDNAKDVAYRITLKVTDSQGRSATTHHGVLVKAKAAGVCASVPAWDARKVYNVPNEAVSYNGKVYHQNYWNVDAAPDKNSAQYGKPWKMPEACDLEPAPVPLPVARISGPTEVKASQAATLSATGSTGQGLKYVWTSMDGIALQGNGATVTFYGPPLGEDRNLTFKLAVTDDRGRTATASHVVKVKAKEVVPEVIAPQAKLSGPATVKSGERVVLSGKASTGTDLRYRWTVPAGISAGALDQADISFVAPSTAKDTPYRFTLTVSNSRGEVQASHTVTVLAKPAVGGYPQYKAGTIYKAGDKVVNVGKTFECKIFPYSGWCSQSPSHYAPGTGSHWRDAWIQR
- a CDS encoding lytic polysaccharide monooxygenase, which gives rise to MAKFKLTLVGGLVLAVVSGSVLAHGTMSHPKARILHCYAGSQSEGCAAFKAQGGSVYDWREVWQKPGGEKTVATTPGDRLCDGGTKASHRGLNALAQWPITTLKPDANGNVTLKWNHTVAHRTKSLQFFITKMPYDSTKPLQFSDFEKFCEQRDFTPAAAGEGREQEYSCTLPAGKTGRHLIMSVWNTNHVGDGVTSGESYRACGDVNIEGVSNVIKPSDIGALYSIGETKVGETLVWRLADPKRNGEYLEQLRVPLDENAVQGERWTQVLGNAVNGSSKRVRVGQLGADGKTVTPIVGVDKSHVYSMDGNKYHFVVTKEAADIKPDPVVIPPASSITGPVNVQAGQKVTLSGSASTGTDLKFSWTVPAGISAAVKDQPTLSFVAPALTKDQQYSFTLTTRNDKGTSDASHVVTVKGKPVVDEGGNGGTGGNGGTGDTPPAYKAGTAYKAHERVTNLGKVYECKPWPYTNWCGQSPFHYEPGKGGYWTQAWNLIK